The Streptomyces liliiviolaceus sequence TGGTCTCCGCACAGCTGCCGCTCCCGCCTGCCAAGGACACCGGGGCCGGCGGGCACAGCGGAGCCGACGGAACCGACGGGAATAGCGGGGACAGCGAGGACGACAAGGTCGGCGGGGATGCGTCATGACGCTCAGGGTGCTCCTCGCCGACGATCAGGCACTGCTCCGCGGTGCCTTCCGGCTGCTCCTCGACAGCGCCGACGACATCACCGTGGTCGGCGAGGCGGGCGACGGCAGGGAGGCGGTGCGGCTCACCCGGGAGCTGCGCCCCGACGTGGTGATCATGGACATCCGTATGCCCGAGGTGGACGGGCTCACCGCCACCTCGGAGATCTGCGCGGACCCGGAACTGCGGACCAGCCGCATCCTGATCCTCACCACGTACGAGACCGACGAATACGTCGCCCAGGCGCTGCGCGCGGGGGCCGGCGGCTTCATCGGCAAGGGCATCGGGGCCGAGGACCTGCTGGACGCCGTGCGGACCATCGCCGACGGTGACACTCTGCTGTCCCCCGCCGCGACCCGTTCCCTGGTGGCACGTTTCCTGGCCACGCCGGACAACGCCCTGCCGCAG is a genomic window containing:
- a CDS encoding response regulator transcription factor, encoding MTLRVLLADDQALLRGAFRLLLDSADDITVVGEAGDGREAVRLTRELRPDVVIMDIRMPEVDGLTATSEICADPELRTSRILILTTYETDEYVAQALRAGAGGFIGKGIGAEDLLDAVRTIADGDTLLSPAATRSLVARFLATPDNALPQHSEQLAVLTPREREMVALVATGLSNQEIAERMFLSPFTVRAHVQRAMTKLEARDRAQLVVIAYRTGLAHAAPDGLS